In one Rutidosis leptorrhynchoides isolate AG116_Rl617_1_P2 chromosome 8, CSIRO_AGI_Rlap_v1, whole genome shotgun sequence genomic region, the following are encoded:
- the LOC139861982 gene encoding pentatricopeptide repeat-containing protein At1g30610, chloroplastic gives MTVITLPYPQLGFIPFNSNAINHQNYTQRLHFSSVFQRQIAAVSSNSGMVVEKEHEFKPSFDEYLKVMETVKIRREKRKSVTEEPSPLPLSKVVEETVELGDTQKSISVKKVGTLEQNDVKKIWVRKKMEIQDSDMNKVSIFRNSKEFDDGMKKWTRKKPGLDTKKDGLVSNVIQRVEEKNDKFNGERFRGSEIGVDTNKSYVLNKEKAVKLKRSSGKSDNLEIERAAFKSLEQNPDVCDHPRVSRVDMEERIQKLAKCLNGASIDNPEWNFSKMMRSAKIKFADFSIIRLIQILGNYGNWRQVLQVIEWMQARERFKSNRLRNMYTAALDALGKARRPVEALNVFQTMQQQMASYPDIVAYHCIAVTLGQAGHMRELFHVIDVMKSPPKKKMSTGIYHKWDPRLEPDIIVYNAVLNACVRQKNLEGAFWVLQQLKENGQQANSITYGLVMEVMLACEKYNLVHEFFKKMQKSFIPSSLTYKVLVNTFRKEGKVDEAIRAVQEMEKRGIVGSAAIYYDLARCLCSVGRCKEALVQIEKVCKVANKPLVVTYTGLIQASLDSGKIESGIYIFKHMNKFCSPNLVTYNIMLKGYLDHHKFDEARRLFDNLLENGKHATNKDVYKHVVLPDIHTFNLMLEACLINQRWDDLEFVYTKMLQHGFYFNAKRHSHMILEACKAGKVNMLETTWKYLIEGDQIPPLPLVQEMFCLKLKQDDYAGAFSCLICLPSTESHKYSRNSWLNHFRSDSDLFREETLQQLVDRISNLLLRNEEPNAILLNVMKSCKEILGIR, from the exons ATGACAGTAATAACTCTACCATATCCTCAATTGGGTTTCATTCCTTTCAATTCAAATGCAATCAATCATCAAAATTACACTCAAAGATTACATTTTTCATCTGTGTTTCAAAGACAGATTGCTGCAGTGAGTTCAAATTCAGGTATGGTGGTTGAAAAAGAACACGAATTTAAGCCTTCATTTGATGAGTATCTAAAAGTAATGGAAACTGTTAAAATCCGTAGAGAGAAGCGTAAGTCCGTCACCGAAGAACCGTCTCCGTTACCGTTAAGTAAGGTTGTTGAAGAAACTGTTGAATTGGGTGATACCCAAAAGTCAATTAGTGTAAAAAAGGTTGGAACTTTGGAGCAAAATGATGTTAAAAAGATATGggttagaaagaaaatggaaattcaAGACTCTGATATGAATAAAGTTTCAATTTTTCGGAATTCAAAGGAATTTGATGATGGTATGAAGAAATGGACCCGGAAGAAACCGGGTTTGGATACTAAAAAAGATGGATTGGTTAGTAATGTGATTCAGAGAGTTGAAgaaaaaaatgataaatttaatggAGAGAGGTTTAGGGGTTCTGAAATAGGTGTTGATACTAATAAGAGCTATGTTTTGAATAAAGAAAAAGCTGTTAAATTGAAGAGGTCAAGTGGGAAAAGTGATAATTTGGAGATAGAAAGAGCTGCTTTTAAATCACTTGAACAAAATCcagatgtttgtgatcatccaagGGTTTCGCGGGTCGATATGGAGGAAAGAATTCAGAAATTAGCAAAGTG TTTGAATGGCGCTTCAATCGACAACCCGGAGTGGAATTTTTCTAAGATGATGAGGAGTGCAAAAATAAAGTTTGCTGATTTTTCGATCATAAGGCTTATACAGATCTTAGGAAATTATGGAAATTGGAGGCAGGTGCTTCAAGTCATTGAGTGGATGCAGGCACGCGAACGCTTCAAATCAAACAGATTAAG GAACATGTACACTGCTGCACTTGATGCGCTCGGAAAGGCAAGGAGACCAGTGGAAGCACTGAATGTGTTTCAAACTATGCAG CAACAAATGGCCTCGTATCCTGACATTGTGGCCTATCATTGCATCGCTGTGACCCTTGGACAAGCAGGTCATATGAGGGAACTTTTTCATGTAATCGATGTCATGAAATCTCCTCCCAAAAAGAAGATGTCTACCGGTATTTATCATAAATGGGACCCGCGACTGGAACCAGATATAATAGTTTATAATGCT GTGCTAAATGCGTGCGTGCGCCAAAAAAATCTCGAAGGTGCATTTTGGGTATTGCAGCAGTTAAAGGAAAACGGCCAACAAGCTAATAGTATAACGTACGGTCTTGTAATGGAG GTAATGCTTGCATGTGAAAAGTATAATTTGGTACACGAGTTTTTCAAAAAGATGCAAAAATCATTCATTCCAAGTTCCTTAACTTATAAAG TTCTCGTGAATACATTCCGGAAAGAAGGGAAAGTTGACGAGGCAATCCGTGCGGTTCAAGAAATGGAAAAACGGGGAATAGTGGGGTCCGCAGCCATTTATTATGATCTTGCTCGATGTCTTTGCAGCGTAGGAAGATGCAAGGAGGCTCTTGTGCAA aTTGAGAAGGTGTGTAAAGTGGCTAATAAACCATTGGTTGTGACTTATACGGGATTGATACAAGCAAGTTTGGACTCGGGGAAAATCGAGAGTGGAATCTACATATTCAAACATATGAACAAGTTTTGTTCTCCGAATTTAGTTACGTACAATATTATGCTCAAAGGTTACCTAGATCATCATAAGTTCGATGAAGCAAGACGGTTGTTCGACAATTTATTGGAGAACGGAAAGCATGCTACAAATAAAGATGTTTACAAGCACGTTGTATTGCCAGATATTCATACGTTTAACTTGATGCTAGAAGCGTGTTTGATTAATCAACGATGGGATGATCTCGAGTTTGTCTACACAAAAATGTTGCAACATGGATTTTACTTCAATGCAAAACGTCATTCACATATGATACTCGAAGCATGCAAGGCTGGAAAG GTGAATATGTTAGAAACAACATGGAAATATTTGATTGAAGGTGATCAAATCCCACCACTACCCCTTGTTCAAGAAATGTTTTGTTTGAAACTAAAGCAGGATGATTATGCTGGTGCTTTTTCATGTTTAATTTGTCTTCCTTCAACCGAATCTCATAAATATTCCCGAAATTCATGGTTGAATCATTTCAGAAGCGACTCTGACCTTTTTCGGGAGGAAACACTCCAACAACTTGTAGACAGGATAAGTAATTTATTGCTTAGAAACGAAGAACCAAATGCAATTCTTTTGAATGTGATGAAATCTTGTAAAGAAATTTTGGGGATCCGTTGA